A single genomic interval of Helianthus annuus cultivar XRQ/B chromosome 6, HanXRQr2.0-SUNRISE, whole genome shotgun sequence harbors:
- the LOC110944700 gene encoding uncharacterized protein LOC110944700, with protein sequence MADTGNVNDDDTACQEEFNSKVTEVTEGVIQANLPQLAQEVESRVLGVVDTMMTSKIEELKELIEGSKSKSKERRCTYKDFMSCNPATYDGKIDPIACQRWISNIEAVFIRSRCDKEDQVMFATGQLTFQAKDWWDAYSKEVGEDKLQMMTWQEFKEPFMRYHCPQSAINKIQEDFLCLRQKNETINEITNTFLDKMKFCGDFVKTERMKINRYYGVLRAEFREFITPSKYETLDELINCARDRELEIKRQEERGEKRSNEKGASSSPSKKAKFQDHGKKDKSKGSISPCKTCGKLHTRECLLGKKGCYKCGEEGHTSYKCANNPKTCFNCLQKGHVKSECPKLQQGSKKEGKNENSSKAKGWMFQITSEEAKVHPNVVSGIFLLNSMPIYVLFDTGATMSFVSSEIVNHPSFKIERMSEPLEVEIADSKNYLLHEICRNCKFTIEDEEFDIDLIPMILGEFKMIVGMDWMARHHAEINCKTKTVLVQSPSGKRMSIQGERNVETKLCSIVQAVKYVLNESRAYLAYMVDAQQSLPKLEDVEVVNEFPDVFPEELPGLPPEREIEFRIKLNPDAKPVAKTPYRLAPLRCES encoded by the coding sequence ATGGCGGATACAGGGAACGTTAACGATGATGATACGGCCTGCCAAGAAGAATTTAACAGTAAGGTCACTGAAGTGACGGAAGGGGTTATACAAGCCAACCTTCCACAACTAGCTCAAGAAGTGGAAAGTCGGGTGTTAGGAGTTGTAGATACAATGATGACTAGCAAAATTGAAGAATTGAAAGAATTGATTGAAGGGTCTAAAAGTAAGAGCAAGGAACGGAGGTGCACATACAAGGATTTCATGTCTTGCAATCCTGCAACGTATGATGGCAAAATCGATCCGATTGCATGCCAAAGATGGATTTCAAACATAGAGGCGGTATTTATACGAAGCCGGTGTGATaaggaggatcaagtgatgttcgCTACTGGTCAACTCACCTTTCaggcgaaagattggtgggatgcgtATAGCAAGGAAGTAGGTGAggacaaacttcaaatgatgactTGGCAAGAATTTAAGGAACCCTTCATGAGATATCACTGTCCTCAGTCAGCAATTAATAAAATTCAGGAGGATTTCTTATGCCTCCGACAGAAGAACGAGACAATTAATGAAATAACCAACACCTTTTTAgataagatgaagttctgtggAGACTTTGTGAAGACGGAAAGAATGAAGATCAATCGTTACTACGGTGTGCTAAGGGCAGAATTTAGGGAATTTATCACTCCCTCAAAATATGAAACTCTGGATGAACTCATTAATTGTGCTCGGGATAGAGAACTTGAGATAAAAAGGCAAGAGGAACGAGGTGAAAAGAGATCCAACGAAAAGGGGGCAAGTTCAAGTCCGTCCAAGAAGGCGAAGTTTCAAGACCACGGAAAGAAGGATAAGTCCAAGGGTAGTATTTCTCCGTGCAAGACATGTGGAAAACTTCATACTAGGGAATGCCTTTTGGGTAAGAAGGGGTGCTACAAATGCGGTGAAGAAGGGCATACATCCTACAAGTGCGCTAATAACCCGAAGACTTGTTTCAattgtttacaaaaagggcatgTTAAGTCGGAGTGTCCTAAACTTCAGCAAGGATCGAAGAAAGAAGGGAAGAATGAGAATAGCTCTAAGGCAAAAGGATGGATGTTCCAAATCACATCCGAAGAAGCTAAGGTTCATCCAAATGTAGTTTCAGGTATCTTTTTATTAAACTCTATGCCAATTTATGTATTGTTCGATACCGGAGCTACCATGTCGTTTGTTTCAAGTGAAATAGTAAATCACCCTTCGTTTAAGATTGAACGAATGTCGGAACCCTTAGAGGTAGAAATAGCCGATAGTAAGAACTATTTGCTACACGAGATTTGTAGGAATTGCAAGTTCACTATAGAGGATGAAGAATTTGATATCGACCTCATACCTATGATTTTAGGGGAATTTAAAAtgatagtgggtatggattggatgGCCCGACACCATGCGGAAATAAATTGTAAAACTAAAACAGTGCTTGTTCAATCTCCAAGTGGAAAGCGAATGAGTATACAAGGCGAGAGAAATGTGGAAACGAAACTCTGTAGCATAGTTCAAGCCGTTAAGTATGTACTTAATGAGAGTAGGGCATACCTAGCTTACATGGTAGATGCTCAACAAAGTCTCCCGAAACTTGAAGATGTTGAGGTCGTGAATGAATTTCCGGACGTATTTCCGGAGGAATTGCCGGGACTCCCTCCCGAACGAGAAATAGAGTTTCGCATCAAATTAAATCCGGATGCAAAACCGGTAGCGAAAACACCGTATAGATTGGCCCCACTGAGATGCGAGAGTTAA